The Streptomyces sp. cg36 genomic interval CGGCGCGGGCTACGGCAAGGACTCCCGGATCACCAACATGGTGAACAACCGGGAGATCTGGATCGTGCCGGACCTCAACCCGGACGGCGGCGAGTACGACATCGCGACCGGCTCGTACCGCAGCTGGCGCAAGAACCGGCAGCCCAACTCCGGTTCGTCGTACGTCGGTACGGACCTGAACCGCAACTGGAACTACAAGTGGGGCTGCTGCGGCGGCTCCTCCTCCAGCAAGAGCTCCGAGACGTACCGCGGCTCGGCCGGCGAGTCCGCGCCCGAGGTGAAGGTCGTCGCCGACTTCGCGCGCAGCCGGGTGGTCAACGGCAAGCAGCAGATCACGGCGGGCATCGACTTCCACACCTACAGCCAGCTGGTGCTGTGGCCGTTCGGCTTCACCTACAACGACACGGCGCCGGGCCTCACCCAGGACGACCACGACGCGTTCGCCACGGTGGGGCGGAAGATGGCCGCCAGCAACGGGTACACGCCGGAGCAGTCCAGCGACCTGTACATCACCGACGGCACCATCGACGACTACCTCTGGGGCACCCAGAAGATCTTCGACTTCACCTTCGAGATGTACCCCGGCGAGTCGGGGGCGGGCGGCGGTTTCTACCCGCCGGACGAAATCATCGAACGCGAGACGTCCCGGAACCGGGACGCGGTGCTGCAGCTGCTGGAGAACGCGGACTGCATGTACCGGTCCATCGGGAAGGAGGCGCAGTACTGCACGGGGACGTGAGGAATCGACCGCGACGAATGGCCCCGGCCGACACGCGAGGAGCATGCCGACCGGGGCCGTACGCCAGGTGCGGGCTTGCTCGCACTGACAGTGCTGGCACACATAGCCCGTGCGCGGTAACAGCTTCATGGCGTCGCGGTCCTTGTAGGTCCGGCACAGCCATGACAGTTCGGAGTTCTCCGGGAGGTCGCGTTTCACAAACCTGGGGGCCGTCGCGCGCGGGCTGGGGCGCCGAGTGAGTACGCGACGGTTCGCCCCGTGCGGGATGCCTCCAGCTCCCAGCCAATTGCGACTGATTGCGTGTGGATTACACGAGCGAGTCACGTGCCTTGACGATCAGCGCACGGGCCTTCTGGCCGTAGACCGCCATATCGGCCAGCATGGCGAACGTGTCCGCGTACATGCTTACCTCGCTGGGCTGCGTCAGCGTCAGGTGCCCGGAGACAAGCTCCACGTTGACCTGAGCCGTGTCGAACATCCAGAACCCCTCCACCGGCATGCGGGTCCGACCAAGACGGGTAGGGACCACCCCCACGCTGATGTTGGGCAACGCACCGACCGTGAGCAGGCGCTCAAGCTGCTCAGCTTGGGTGTCGGCATCCCCGAGCCCGTTGCTCAACACGGACTCCTCGACCAGGAACGCAAAGCGGCGAGGAGCATCATGGAGCACACGCTGCCGCTCCATGCGGACAGCCACGGCGTCCGCCACATCATCGACCGATACCCGGCGACGCTGAACTGCGCGCAGTACATCGGCCGTATACCCGTGGGTCTGGAGCAAGCCGGGCACGAACCACGAGGAGTAGGCGCGGAACCGGCGCGTACGCTCGAACAGGGGCAGAACGGCCTCCTGCGCCCGTCGCAGCCCCGCCCGCTCCATGCGGCGCCACTCCACCCACATACCCTCGACGGCCCGCAGAGAGGCAATCAGGTCCGCCGTCTGGTCCTCGGCGCCGCACGCCCGACACCATGCCCGAATGTCGTCCTCACCGGGCTTCTGCCTCCCCGTCGCGATCCGAGAGACCTTGGACGGGTACCAGCCGCAGCGAGCGGCTACCTCCTTGCCCTCAAGCCCGGAGTCCTTGACCAACTCGCGCAGGCGGTCGGCAAGGAGCTGCCGGGCTTGCCGAACGCTGCTTGACTCGGGCACTAGACCGGCTTGTACCTCTCGTGCGGCGTAGCCCGCTGCCACACCAGCTCAAAGGCAGATGACACAAGTTGCATGGTTTCCGGGTCGGTTCTCCGCTCCCGGTCAACGACCTCTCCGACTCCAGAGAAGTAGGTGAACAGGACTGTTTCCCCGTCGAACATCCACAGGTCGGTACCCGGCAGGGCGATGTCAGCCGCCTTGCGCCGGGGCAGCCAGCGCACCAGCTCGCCGGCCGCCACGTTGGCGAACGTCATGTCGTGCTCATACCGGATGTAGTCCGTCACAGGCTCCGAGACGATCCGGGCCCGCCGCATGACCACGCCGCGCGCCGTCGTCTCCTGCACCAGGTCGTGCCACGTCCCCCACCAGTCGGGCAGCTTCGCCGGGTCGCCGTTGTACCGGTGGCCGGCGCGCCAGCGGGCGAACTCCGGATCGTCCGGGGTGTAGCTGTCGCGCATCTCCAGATGAACGGCGGAGTGCTGAGCCTGGGCGATCCCTTCACGAACGGGGTACTTCACCGTTGCCTTCCTCCGGTCGCGGGATGTACTTCAACATCACCCCGGGCAGACGGATGATTGTCTCGTGGTCCGGAACGTCCGTGCTGTGCCCGGGAATTGAACCGACCTCCTGGCACCCCTTCACCTCCTCCTCGGTGGCCCGGTACGACTGGATCAGCAGATCCCCGCTTTCCTCGTCCAGCCAGATCGTCGGCGAGTCATCAACGGGGGTGTTCGGGATGATCCCAAGGAATCTCAGCTTCATGTCCGCCCTCCTGCGTCGATCCGATTGCGGCCGATCGCTGGAGCGTCACCCTTGCGGATGGCCAGCGCAAGAGGGCGTACCCGCAAGGCACTTGGGACAGCACCCTGCCCCCACTTGCTGATGCAGCGAGCGAGTTGAATTCCGTACTGGCTTGCGATGGTCGCCGATCCGTTCTTGACCGTCGACGGGGCCCGTGCGTTGATCCTCAAAGCTCGGGATGCGCTCGCGTAATTCGCGCGCAATCAGGCGCAATCCGCTGCGATCTGGGGTCCCGCCCTCCCTAGCGTGGTCACCGTCGGACCGTACGAGGGGATGGGGACAGGACGATGGCCAACTCACAAATGTACCCAGAACCGGCCGTTGCGTCTGTCGCGACGGCAGCAACCGCCGCGCAGTGCGACTCGGGCTGTGGACGTCCGTACGGGTCCGCGGGCGGCAACGGTGATGCCGGCGACGACAGTGACGGAGGCGGCGGCAATCCGTCGACCGGCGACAGCGACGACGGGCGCGACTACCACCACTAGTCTCGGCTGATCCGGGGGCCGGCCTCTCCCCAGGGGTCGGCCCCCGCCGGGGAGAGGACACGTCGATGACCAGCCAGGGCCCGTACGGCATCCCCGACCATGTGCGGCGGGCCGTGGCGCCCGTGTCGCGGCGGCTCGTGCTGGACCGGCGCGGTTCGACCGTGTGGGACGTGCAGGCGGCTGCCGGTCGTGTCGCGATCAAGCTGGGCTATCCGAGCCGGACGCACGCGTGGACGGCGTCGGCGCCCGCCCGCGAGGGGGTGATCCTGCGGGCGCTCGGCGCCGCAGGGGTCACCTACGGCACCTGGGAGCACGGGACGTGGAACGTGCAGCCGTGGCACCCGGGGACCGATCTGCAGCAGCGCTGGGAACCGCACAGGACTCGTGAGAACGTCTCGCGCCCTCCCGTGTTGGACGCCCTTGCGTGTGCGCGAGCCCTCGCCGAGCTGCACGACAAAGGGTTGACTCACGGCGACGTACAACCCGCCCACTTCATCGTGAGTGGCGAGCCGGCGAGGGCGACCCTGATCGACCTAGCCCTAGCCCGCGGTATCAAGGTCCCCGAGCAATTCGACTTCCCGTACCGGGGGTGTCTCGTCCACTACGAAAGCCCTGAAATCTCCCGCCGAGTGCTGGAAGGCGGCGAGGCGGTTCCTACGCGGGAAGCGGATGTGTACGCGCTCGGGGCAACTCTGTTCATGGCGGCAACCGGATGGCGCCACGTCGAGTACCCCGACGACGCGCCCCGGCCCGTGCAGCGGCGGGCGGTCGTGAACGGCACGCACCGCCCCGTGAACGTCGCGGGCACACTTGGAGCGCTGATCAGCGACATGCTGAGGTACCACGCGGACGACCGCCCCACGATGCACGAGGTCTGCAAGGCCCTGGAACAATAAGCGGCGTAGGAAGTCCGCGACCAGCCCCGCCCGTCGCCGTTCCCCCGCAGCCGGGGCCTTCGGCCCCGGCACCCCGTCTTCGTCTGCGGACCGTGCCCGCCGCTCGCGCAGTTCCCCGCGCCCCTGGGTACCCAGGGGCGCGAGGGCCGGGCTAGATCACCAGGCTCAGGGTGGCTGCCACCCCGAAGCCCGTCACCGACAGCACCGTCTCCAGGACCGTCCACGACTTCAGCGTGTCCCGCTCGCTGATGCCGAAGTACTTGGCCACCATCCAGAAGCCGCCGTCGTTGACGTGGGACGCGAAGATCGAGCCGGCCGAGATCGCCATGATGATCAGGGCCAGGTGGGCCTGGGAGTAGTCGCCGCCCTCGACCAGGGGCACCACGATGCCCGCCGTCGTGACGATGGCGACCGTCGCCGAGCCCTGGGCGACCCGCAGGACCACCGAGATCAGCCAGGCCAGCACGATCACCGGCAGCCCCACGTCGTGGAACGTCTTCGCCAGCGCGTCCGCGATCCCGGACGCCTTCAGGACCGCGCCGAACACCCCGCCCGCGCCCACCACCAGCAGGATGTTCCCGACCGGCTTGAGGGACGAGGTGGAGACCGCCTCCAGCGACTTGCGCGACCAGCCGCGCCGGATGCCGAGCAGGTAGTACGCGAGGACCAGCGCGATGGTCAGCGCCACGAACGGGTTGCCGAAGAACTCCACCACGGACCGGAACGTCGAGGGGTCCAGGGCGACCGACGAGAACGTGGCCGCCAGGATCAGGACCAGCGGCGTGCCGATGATGGCGAGGACCGTGCCCAGCGCCACCGGCTCCTCCCGGGGGGTGACCCCGGCCGCCCGCTGCTCGGCGGCGACGGCGGCCCGCGCCTCCTCGGCCGCCTCCACCATGTCCTGCGGCACCTCCACGAAGATCCGGCGCCCGATCCAGGCGGCGTACGCCCAGGCGGCCAGAACCGACGGGAGGCCCACGAGCGCGCCCATGAGGATGACCCAGCCCAGCGAGACGTGGAAGAGTCCGGCCGCGGCGACCGGGCCGGGGTGCGGCGGCAGGAACGCGTGCGTCATCGACAGGCCCGCCAGCAGCGGCATGCAGAACAGCAGGATCGACTTCCCGGACCGCTTGGTGGCGGCGTACACGATCGGCGCGAGGACGAAGATGCCGACGTCGAAGAAGACGGGGATGCCGAAGACGAGTCCGGTCAGGCCCATCGCCAGCGGCGCCCGGCGCTCGCCGAACAGGTTGAGCAGTCTGGCGCTCAACACCTCGGCGCCGCCGCTGACTTCGAGGATCGCGCCCAGCATCGTACCGAGCCCGATGATGATGGCGACGTGGCCGAGGATGCCGCCCATGCCCGCCTCGACGGTGGAGACGGCGGCGGACTTCTGCACGGTGCCGAAGAGTTCGGTGACGGAGAGGCCGGCGCCCAGGCCGACGGCTATGGAGACGGCGAGCAGCGCCACGAACGGCTGCAGCCGGAGCTTGATGATCAGGTAGAGCAGGAGCGCGATGCCGAGGGCGGCGACGGTCAGCAGACCGGTGGTGCCGCCGACGAGGGGCAGGATGCCGCCGGTGTGGGGCGTGGCGGGAGGTGCGGGCGCTGCGGCGGTCGGGAACGACATTCGGCAACTCCGGTGGGTCGCAGGGGCTGTTCCGGGGCGTGGGGGACCGCGGGGCGGCGCCCCGGCGGTCCGGGGCGCCGCTCCGTGCGGCCTGTCGAGCGGTGGTACGAGTCGCACTAACGGCATGGCGGGATCAGGCGTCGAGCACCGCGAGGGCGTCGATCTCGATGAGCAGTCCCGCGGGCAGTCCGACGTAGACGGTGGTGCGGGCCGAGGCGGGGGCCTTCAGGCCCTGCTCCTCGAAGTAGGCGTTGTAGATCTCGTTCATCTCCGCGAAGTGGTCGACGTCGGTGAGGTAGACGCGCGTCATCATCACGTCGTCCCAGCTCGCGCCGCCCTCCTCCAGGATCGCCTTGACGTTGGCGAAGGTCTGGAGGGTCTGCTCGCGCAGGGTGGGCCCGGCGACGGTCGGGGCCCGGCCCTCGACGGCGGGCAGGAAGCCGACCTGTCCGGCGACCTGGAGGATGTTGCCCTTGCGCACGCCGTGCGAGAACTTGGCGGGCGGGGTGGTGTGGGTGGCGGGGGTGAGGGCGACCTTCTCGGTCATGCTGTTTCCTTCTCGGTGGGATTGCCGGAGTACTCCCGGCTGATGGCGTCGGCGGTGCGGCGCACCTGCGGGAGCAGGGCGAGGAGTTCCTCGGCCGTGACGACGACGTTGGGGGCGGAGAGCGACATGGCGGCGACGACGCGCCCGTCCGTGCCGCGCACGGGGGCGCCCACGCAGTTGATGGACTCCTCGTGGCCGCCGAGGTCGCTGGCCCAGCCCTGTTCGCGTACGGTCGCGAGCTCCTTGAGGAACGCGGCGGCGTGCGGGGTCGAACGGGGCGTGTACAGCGGGTAGTCGAGCTTCTCGGCGACCGTGCGGCGCTCGGCCTCGGGCAGGTCGGCGAGGAGCAGTTTGGCGACGGCGGCGACGGTGATGGCGACGGGCTTGCCGACGCGGGAGTACATCCGTACGGGATAGCGGCTGTCGACCTTGTCGATGTACAGCACCTCGCCGTCCTCGTAGACCGCGAGGTGGACGGTGTGGCCGGTGCGCTCGTTCAGGGCGAGGAGGTGGGGGTGGGCGATCTCGCGCACGTCGAGGTTCTCCGCCGCCTCCTGGGCGAGCGCGAACAGGCGGGCGCCCAGGCGGTAGCGCTGGTCCGCCTGGCGGTGGACGAGGCCGTGCTCGTGCAGGGTGCGCAGCAGCCGCAGGGCGGTGGACTTGTGCACCCCCAGCCGCTCGGCGACCTGCCCGAGGTCGGCGGGACCCTGCGCCAGCAGCGGCAGAATGCTCAGCGCCCGGTCGACGGTCTGGCTCATGGCGTACGTACCTCCTGCTCGTGCCCCGTCCACCCGGGGCCGAGACGAAGTCTCCCCCAGTCCTCGTCGTCGAGAGCGGCGAGTGCGGCGGCGTGCGCGGGCGGGGGTGGCGGGGCCAGGTCGCCGGGGACG includes:
- a CDS encoding DUF6879 family protein, with the protein product MKYPVREGIAQAQHSAVHLEMRDSYTPDDPEFARWRAGHRYNGDPAKLPDWWGTWHDLVQETTARGVVMRRARIVSEPVTDYIRYEHDMTFANVAAGELVRWLPRRKAADIALPGTDLWMFDGETVLFTYFSGVGEVVDRERRTDPETMQLVSSAFELVWQRATPHERYKPV
- a CDS encoding M14 family metallopeptidase; protein product: MRLSTRGPGAARGARRSAGLAALLAMALAAPLSAHATASPGPSPRERADVAADEATTQYEIHGPATAAARTVIAATGVSVDEVHARSVVVSADAGQAKRLRTLGYTLKALPGPPDRANGAKAQPFDFPPADSGYHNYAEMTSEIDQRLAQYPSIMSKRVIGKSYQGRDIVAIKISDNVQTDENEPEVLFTFHQHAREHLTVEMALYLLREFGAGYGKDSRITNMVNNREIWIVPDLNPDGGEYDIATGSYRSWRKNRQPNSGSSYVGTDLNRNWNYKWGCCGGSSSSKSSETYRGSAGESAPEVKVVADFARSRVVNGKQQITAGIDFHTYSQLVLWPFGFTYNDTAPGLTQDDHDAFATVGRKMAASNGYTPEQSSDLYITDGTIDDYLWGTQKIFDFTFEMYPGESGAGGGFYPPDEIIERETSRNRDAVLQLLENADCMYRSIGKEAQYCTGT
- a CDS encoding IclR family transcriptional regulator, whose amino-acid sequence is MSQTVDRALSILPLLAQGPADLGQVAERLGVHKSTALRLLRTLHEHGLVHRQADQRYRLGARLFALAQEAAENLDVREIAHPHLLALNERTGHTVHLAVYEDGEVLYIDKVDSRYPVRMYSRVGKPVAITVAAVAKLLLADLPEAERRTVAEKLDYPLYTPRSTPHAAAFLKELATVREQGWASDLGGHEESINCVGAPVRGTDGRVVAAMSLSAPNVVVTAEELLALLPQVRRTADAISREYSGNPTEKETA
- a CDS encoding helix-turn-helix domain-containing protein — encoded protein: MPESSSVRQARQLLADRLRELVKDSGLEGKEVAARCGWYPSKVSRIATGRQKPGEDDIRAWCRACGAEDQTADLIASLRAVEGMWVEWRRMERAGLRRAQEAVLPLFERTRRFRAYSSWFVPGLLQTHGYTADVLRAVQRRRVSVDDVADAVAVRMERQRVLHDAPRRFAFLVEESVLSNGLGDADTQAEQLERLLTVGALPNISVGVVPTRLGRTRMPVEGFWMFDTAQVNVELVSGHLTLTQPSEVSMYADTFAMLADMAVYGQKARALIVKARDSLV
- a CDS encoding RidA family protein, yielding MTEKVALTPATHTTPPAKFSHGVRKGNILQVAGQVGFLPAVEGRAPTVAGPTLREQTLQTFANVKAILEEGGASWDDVMMTRVYLTDVDHFAEMNEIYNAYFEEQGLKAPASARTTVYVGLPAGLLIEIDALAVLDA
- a CDS encoding GntP family permease, which encodes MSFPTAAAPAPPATPHTGGILPLVGGTTGLLTVAALGIALLLYLIIKLRLQPFVALLAVSIAVGLGAGLSVTELFGTVQKSAAVSTVEAGMGGILGHVAIIIGLGTMLGAILEVSGGAEVLSARLLNLFGERRAPLAMGLTGLVFGIPVFFDVGIFVLAPIVYAATKRSGKSILLFCMPLLAGLSMTHAFLPPHPGPVAAAGLFHVSLGWVILMGALVGLPSVLAAWAYAAWIGRRIFVEVPQDMVEAAEEARAAVAAEQRAAGVTPREEPVALGTVLAIIGTPLVLILAATFSSVALDPSTFRSVVEFFGNPFVALTIALVLAYYLLGIRRGWSRKSLEAVSTSSLKPVGNILLVVGAGGVFGAVLKASGIADALAKTFHDVGLPVIVLAWLISVVLRVAQGSATVAIVTTAGIVVPLVEGGDYSQAHLALIIMAISAGSIFASHVNDGGFWMVAKYFGISERDTLKSWTVLETVLSVTGFGVAATLSLVI
- a CDS encoding protein kinase; this translates as MTSQGPYGIPDHVRRAVAPVSRRLVLDRRGSTVWDVQAAAGRVAIKLGYPSRTHAWTASAPAREGVILRALGAAGVTYGTWEHGTWNVQPWHPGTDLQQRWEPHRTRENVSRPPVLDALACARALAELHDKGLTHGDVQPAHFIVSGEPARATLIDLALARGIKVPEQFDFPYRGCLVHYESPEISRRVLEGGEAVPTREADVYALGATLFMAATGWRHVEYPDDAPRPVQRRAVVNGTHRPVNVAGTLGALISDMLRYHADDRPTMHEVCKALEQ